The following proteins are co-located in the Telopea speciosissima isolate NSW1024214 ecotype Mountain lineage chromosome 9, Tspe_v1, whole genome shotgun sequence genome:
- the LOC122639409 gene encoding U3 small nucleolar ribonucleoprotein protein IMP3-like has protein sequence MRKLKFHEKKLLKKVNFLEWKREGGHREAYVMHRYHVTGRDDYKKYSGLCRMAQKLVNILKQMDPRDPFRIEMTEMLLEKLYNIGVIPSRKSLALCDRLSVSSFCRRRLSTVLVRLKFAEHLKEAVTYIEQGHIRVGPETVTDPAFLVTRNMEDFVTWVDSSKIKRKVLEYNEKLDDYDAMN, from the exons ATGAGGAAGCTCAAGTTCCATGAGAAGAAGCTTCTGAAGAAGGTGAATTTTCTAGAATGGAAGAGGGAAGGTGGACATAGAGAGGCTTATGTTATGCATCGTTACCATGTAACTGGACGTGATGACTACAAAAA ATATTCGGGTTTATGTCGAATGGCGCAGAAGCTCGTGAACATTTTGAAACAGATGGACCCACGGGATCCTTTTCGGATCGAGATGACTGAAATGCTCCTGGAAAAGCT CTATAATATCGGCGTGATTCCCTCCAGAAAGAGCTTGGCTTTGTGTGATCGCTTGTCTGTGTCGTCCTTTTGCAG GCGCAGACTATCAACTGTCCTGGTGAGGTTGAAGTTTGCAGAGCACTTGAAAGAAGCAGTAACATATATTGAACAGGGGCATATTAGAGTGGGTCCAGAAACAGTTACTGACCCAGCATTTCTTGTGACGAGGAACATGGAAGACTTCGTTACATGGGTAGATTCATCAAAGATAAAGAGGAAGGTGTTGGAGTACAATGAGAAGTTGGATGATTATGATGCAATGAACTGA